The following proteins are encoded in a genomic region of Reichenbachiella sp.:
- a CDS encoding ABC transporter permease, producing the protein MLKNYLLVAIRSLLRDKFYSSINILGLALGITCSLLIMIYISDELSYDRMHSKADRIYRINEFMEDESGGERSSSLPFPVGPTLATEYPSIVETQVRLFDYQSPTLMVENKKTNKAFNERRMFFADSTFFDVFDFELIKGDKNTALDGPNDLLITETMAKKYFGNEDPIGKILRFQNERDLIVKGILADTPHNTHFQFDFIGSMGSVRQGFGGRLPRTWYWNPCWTYLVLKEGATASNLESLFPDFIVKFFPDFMQGDVVLKLQALTDIHLTSDLEFEIQPNSSENNVYVFSIIGVLILFIACFNYMNLSTAKSAKRSKEVGIRKTLGSKKRYLISQFLLESIVITGIAVLVSLILFWLILPSFNAFTEKSIGFVMLLQPKILLGLLGVVMFIGIGAGIYPAFILSSFSITKGLKGTQKGSSSRLRQTLVIIQFSISIIMIIGTSVAVNQLDFLRQSDTGFDKEQILYISAQRTPMVQRYEAFKKEITRHTDIQNVTGVVDALGARHQGDNFRFEGMERSTLFSVFWPMHDFFETFGLNVVQGRAFKKNILSDDTAAVVINQAMCRRMNWREDEAIGKSCEYNNRQGKVIGVVEDFNFASKHRNIEPLVIQPRNDPRNFNFLVKYVAVKMNTKNIKETLAFVEGKWNEFAPGWPFDYFFLEDELNTLYKDEDKLSKVASLFSGLAIVVACLGLFALASFTAEQRKKEIAVRKVLGSTVPQVVLLLSKDFTKLITIAFVIACPLAYLSIDSWLDNFAFRISMNPLIFVLAGVCTLGIALITISLQSYKAASANPSTVLKYE; encoded by the coding sequence ATGCTAAAGAACTACCTTTTGGTTGCCATCCGCAGCCTACTTAGAGACAAATTTTACAGTTCCATAAATATTTTAGGACTGGCTCTGGGAATTACCTGCAGTTTATTGATTATGATTTACATCAGTGATGAACTGAGTTATGATCGCATGCATAGTAAAGCTGATCGCATTTATCGTATCAATGAATTTATGGAAGACGAAAGTGGTGGTGAAAGGTCATCCAGTCTTCCTTTTCCTGTTGGACCCACTCTAGCGACAGAATATCCATCGATTGTAGAAACTCAAGTTCGACTTTTCGACTATCAATCGCCTACATTAATGGTCGAAAACAAAAAAACCAATAAGGCTTTCAACGAAAGGCGGATGTTCTTTGCCGACTCTACATTTTTTGATGTATTCGATTTTGAATTGATCAAAGGAGACAAAAACACAGCACTGGATGGCCCCAACGATTTACTAATTACGGAAACGATGGCCAAGAAATACTTTGGCAATGAAGATCCTATTGGGAAAATTCTTCGCTTTCAAAATGAAAGAGATCTCATCGTGAAAGGTATTTTGGCCGATACACCACACAATACACATTTCCAATTTGACTTTATTGGGTCCATGGGCTCAGTACGTCAGGGATTTGGCGGAAGACTACCACGTACCTGGTACTGGAACCCCTGCTGGACCTATCTGGTGCTAAAAGAGGGAGCTACAGCCAGTAACTTGGAATCCCTTTTCCCAGATTTTATTGTCAAGTTCTTTCCTGATTTTATGCAAGGTGACGTGGTGTTGAAACTTCAGGCACTCACTGATATTCATTTGACCTCCGACCTCGAATTTGAAATCCAACCCAACAGCAGCGAAAACAATGTATATGTATTTTCTATCATCGGGGTCTTGATTCTATTTATTGCATGCTTCAATTATATGAATCTTTCGACTGCAAAATCAGCCAAGCGATCCAAGGAAGTAGGCATTCGAAAAACCTTAGGAAGTAAAAAAAGATATCTGATTTCACAGTTCTTACTCGAGTCAATCGTAATTACGGGAATTGCTGTATTGGTATCCTTGATATTATTCTGGCTGATCCTTCCCTCTTTCAATGCCTTCACAGAAAAGTCAATTGGGTTTGTCATGCTGCTACAACCAAAAATTTTGCTTGGCTTGCTGGGGGTGGTAATGTTTATAGGCATTGGTGCAGGTATCTATCCGGCATTCATACTAAGTTCATTTTCCATTACCAAAGGACTCAAAGGCACGCAAAAAGGCAGCAGCAGCCGACTACGTCAGACCTTAGTGATCATACAATTTAGTATATCGATTATCATGATCATTGGTACTTCAGTGGCAGTAAATCAGCTAGATTTTTTGAGGCAGAGTGATACTGGGTTTGATAAAGAACAAATTCTATATATCTCTGCTCAACGTACTCCGATGGTACAACGATACGAAGCCTTTAAAAAAGAAATTACCAGACATACAGACATCCAAAATGTAACAGGCGTAGTAGATGCGCTTGGAGCCAGGCATCAAGGAGACAACTTCAGATTTGAAGGCATGGAGCGATCCACCTTGTTCTCAGTTTTTTGGCCTATGCACGATTTCTTTGAGACATTCGGGCTGAATGTTGTGCAAGGCAGGGCGTTTAAAAAGAATATTCTATCCGATGATACCGCAGCAGTGGTGATCAACCAAGCGATGTGTCGCAGAATGAATTGGCGTGAAGACGAAGCGATCGGAAAAAGCTGTGAATACAACAACCGACAGGGAAAGGTAATTGGGGTAGTAGAAGATTTCAATTTTGCATCGAAGCACCGAAATATAGAACCATTGGTCATACAACCTCGGAATGACCCGAGAAACTTCAACTTTCTGGTGAAGTACGTAGCGGTCAAAATGAATACAAAGAATATAAAAGAAACGCTCGCTTTCGTAGAGGGCAAATGGAACGAGTTTGCTCCTGGCTGGCCATTCGACTATTTCTTCTTGGAAGACGAATTGAACACCCTTTACAAGGATGAAGACAAGTTGAGCAAAGTCGCCAGTCTCTTCTCTGGATTGGCCATTGTAGTAGCTTGTCTTGGCTTGTTTGCCTTAGCTTCATTTACCGCCGAACAACGCAAGAAAGAAATTGCTGTACGGAAGGTTTTGGGCAGTACGGTTCCGCAAGTGGTTTTACTGCTTTCCAAAGACTTCACCAAACTAATTACGATAGCCTTTGTGATCGCATGTCCATTGGCCTACCTGTCTATTGATAGCTGGCTGGACAATTTTGCTTTTCGCATCTCGATGAATCCATTGATTTTTGTCTTAGCGGGAGTTTGCACCTTAGGTATTGCTCTCATCACCATCAGTCTGCAGTCCTACAAAGCAGCCTCAGCCAACCCATCGACCGTATTGAAATACGAATAA
- the rpe gene encoding ribulose-phosphate 3-epimerase encodes MPNSVKIAPSLLSADFSRLGADIEMVEKGGAEVIHYDVMDGHFVPNLTIGPLVLKDIRKCTKLPIDVHLMIENPDQYIPDFAKAGADWISVHVETCPHLHRTIQLIKELGKKAGVVLNPHTPLSSIDEILPEVDFVLIMSVNPGFGGQKLIPSCIDKIAKLKSILKERNLEHIFIEIDGGVKLDNLKTVIDAGTEVVVSGSGIFNTKDPIATIQQMKQV; translated from the coding sequence ATGCCCAATTCAGTCAAAATTGCCCCTTCCCTACTTTCAGCAGATTTTTCACGCCTCGGTGCCGATATTGAAATGGTGGAAAAAGGTGGAGCGGAAGTGATTCATTATGATGTAATGGACGGTCATTTTGTACCCAATCTTACCATAGGCCCATTGGTACTCAAAGACATTAGAAAATGTACTAAGCTACCGATCGATGTGCATCTCATGATAGAGAATCCAGATCAATACATTCCGGATTTCGCGAAAGCTGGTGCAGACTGGATAAGCGTGCACGTAGAAACCTGTCCACATCTTCACCGAACCATCCAATTGATTAAAGAATTGGGCAAAAAAGCAGGTGTAGTATTGAATCCTCATACGCCATTGAGCAGCATCGACGAAATCCTACCCGAAGTCGACTTTGTTCTGATCATGTCTGTAAATCCTGGTTTCGGTGGACAAAAGTTGATTCCTTCTTGCATTGATAAGATTGCCAAACTCAAATCCATTTTGAAAGAAAGAAACCTTGAGCATATCTTCATCGAAATCGATGGCGGGGTAAAACTGGACAATTTAAAAACTGTGATAGATGCCGGCACTGAGGTAGTCGTATCAGGCTCGGGCATTTTCAACACCAAAGATCCTATAGCCACTATCCAACAAATGAAGCAAGTTTAG
- a CDS encoding glutamine--tRNA ligase/YqeY domain fusion protein: MSSEKENIERPVLNFIEQMIEKDLAEGKHDGRVLTRFPPHPNGYLHIGHAKSICLNFGLAQKYNGQCNLRFDDTNPEKEDIEYINSIKEDIKWLGFNWDNEFYASDYFDQLYDYAIQLIKDGKAYIDDNSAEKISEERGTPNKPGILSEYRDRPVDENLALFEAMKNGEIEEGKRVLRAKIDMTSPIMQMRDPVIYRVKKAVHHRTGDKWCIYPTYDFAHGQSDAFEKITHSLCTLEFASHRPLYDWFIKELDLYPSKQTEFARLNLSYTVVSKRKLKELVENGHVEGWDDPRMPTLAAIRRRGYTAASIRNFASKIGVAKRDGVSDVALLEHSVREDLNKKANRVLGVLDPIKLIITNYPEGETEMLPAVNNPEDESAGKREIPFGRELYIEKDDFMEEPPKKFFRLGPDREVRLKYAYIIKCTGFKKNGAGEVIEVHAEYDPETKSGHDTTGKKVKGTLGWVSAGHAIEAEVRLYDRLFATENLNDIDDDFKNHLNPNSLTIKSNAKVEPSVGDMAPSTQFQFERLGYFIIDKDSSSNKPRINRTVTLRDNWAKQNK, encoded by the coding sequence ATGAGTAGCGAGAAAGAAAATATAGAACGTCCAGTTTTGAATTTCATCGAACAGATGATAGAGAAGGATTTGGCAGAAGGAAAACACGACGGGAGAGTATTAACAAGATTCCCTCCTCATCCAAATGGATACTTGCATATTGGCCATGCCAAATCTATTTGCTTGAATTTTGGACTCGCTCAGAAATATAATGGTCAATGCAATTTGAGATTTGATGATACCAATCCTGAAAAAGAGGATATCGAATACATTAATTCGATCAAGGAGGATATCAAATGGCTTGGATTCAATTGGGACAATGAGTTTTATGCATCAGACTACTTTGATCAATTGTATGACTATGCCATCCAATTGATCAAAGATGGAAAGGCCTATATCGATGATAACTCAGCAGAAAAAATAAGCGAAGAAAGAGGGACACCGAACAAACCAGGCATCCTTAGTGAATATAGAGATCGACCTGTCGACGAAAACTTGGCGCTATTCGAAGCCATGAAAAATGGAGAAATAGAAGAAGGTAAACGAGTACTACGGGCCAAGATTGATATGACCTCTCCGATCATGCAAATGAGAGATCCTGTGATCTATCGAGTGAAAAAAGCCGTTCATCATCGCACAGGAGACAAATGGTGTATCTATCCTACCTATGACTTTGCTCATGGACAGTCCGATGCATTTGAAAAGATTACACATTCGCTTTGTACTCTAGAGTTTGCTTCTCACAGACCGCTTTACGATTGGTTTATCAAAGAACTAGACCTCTATCCATCTAAACAAACAGAGTTTGCGAGACTAAACTTGAGCTATACGGTAGTAAGCAAAAGAAAACTCAAAGAACTCGTAGAGAATGGTCATGTGGAAGGTTGGGATGATCCCCGTATGCCTACACTGGCTGCCATTCGTAGAAGAGGATATACCGCCGCTTCGATCCGTAACTTTGCATCGAAAATTGGCGTAGCGAAAAGAGATGGTGTGAGTGACGTAGCATTGCTGGAGCATAGTGTGCGTGAAGACTTAAATAAAAAAGCCAATCGGGTATTGGGTGTATTGGATCCAATCAAGTTGATCATTACCAACTATCCAGAAGGCGAAACTGAAATGTTGCCTGCAGTCAACAATCCTGAAGATGAATCTGCAGGAAAGAGAGAGATACCTTTTGGTAGAGAATTGTACATTGAGAAAGACGATTTCATGGAAGAGCCGCCTAAGAAGTTTTTCAGATTGGGGCCGGACCGAGAAGTTCGTTTAAAATATGCTTACATCATTAAATGTACTGGCTTTAAGAAAAATGGTGCTGGAGAAGTAATAGAAGTACATGCAGAATACGATCCTGAGACAAAAAGTGGTCATGACACCACCGGTAAAAAGGTAAAAGGCACCCTAGGTTGGGTATCAGCTGGACATGCTATCGAAGCTGAAGTGAGATTGTATGATCGTTTGTTTGCTACTGAGAATTTGAATGATATTGACGATGATTTTAAAAATCATTTGAATCCAAATTCGCTTACTATTAAGTCAAATGCAAAAGTAGAGCCGTCTGTTGGTGATATGGCTCCGAGTACGCAGTTTCAGTTTGAAAGATTGGGCTACTTCATAATAGATAAAGACTCATCTTCAAATAAGCCTAGAATCAACAGAACAGTAACCTTACGAGACAACTGGGCGAAGCAGAATAAGTAA
- a CDS encoding response regulator: MGKKVLVVDDSAYMRTLIKDTLTEAGYEIIGEAPNGETAIDLALELNPDLITLDNILPDMIGTDILKVFKSQNLEAKVVMVSAVGQQSVINEGIELGAADYIVKPFTGEDLIDVVNRVVS, translated from the coding sequence ATGGGCAAAAAAGTATTAGTCGTAGATGATTCAGCTTATATGCGTACCTTGATTAAGGATACGCTGACAGAAGCAGGCTATGAAATAATAGGTGAAGCACCAAATGGTGAAACAGCGATAGATCTTGCACTGGAACTGAACCCTGATTTGATTACTTTGGATAATATATTACCAGATATGATCGGAACAGATATTTTGAAAGTGTTCAAAAGTCAAAACCTGGAGGCTAAGGTCGTAATGGTCAGTGCAGTGGGACAGCAATCTGTAATCAATGAGGGAATTGAACTTGGGGCTGCAGATTACATTGTAAAGCCGTTTACTGGTGAAGATCTGATTGATGTAGTCAATCGAGTAGTGAGCTGA
- a CDS encoding DUF1572 family protein produces MRDNYLSSIKKQLLYNRELGWKTIAQLPEEKLNWQYNQESNSITQVVKHLSANMLSRWTDFLNSDGEKDWRVRDSEFESEYLTQAQIKDTWDKGWNCLLDTIDSLHSEDLEKIVYIRNQGHTVVEAINRQLSHYSYHVGQIVFIGKMIQNDQWQSLSIPRGQSVSYNKEMFSKEKERAHFTKDFLPKKEE; encoded by the coding sequence ATGAGGGACAATTACCTATCAAGTATAAAAAAACAATTGCTGTATAATCGAGAACTTGGCTGGAAGACCATAGCGCAACTTCCTGAAGAAAAGCTCAATTGGCAATACAACCAGGAAAGCAACAGCATTACACAAGTAGTCAAGCACCTCTCTGCTAATATGCTGTCTAGATGGACCGATTTTTTAAACTCTGATGGAGAAAAAGACTGGAGAGTACGAGATTCGGAATTCGAATCCGAATACTTGACTCAGGCACAAATCAAAGATACATGGGATAAAGGGTGGAACTGCTTGCTGGATACTATCGACAGCCTGCATTCCGAAGATCTTGAAAAAATAGTTTACATTAGAAATCAAGGGCATACGGTTGTAGAAGCCATCAACAGACAACTCTCCCACTACTCTTATCATGTGGGGCAAATTGTGTTTATTGGGAAAATGATTCAGAATGACCAATGGCAATCTCTTTCGATTCCTAGAGGTCAGTCAGTTTCCTACAATAAGGAGATGTTCTCTAAAGAAAAAGAAAGAGCCCATTTCACTAAAGATTTTTTGCCAAAAAAAGAGGAGTAG
- a CDS encoding amidase — translation MKLRLHPIYLLFVLLVWSACQPQPQQTKGFELEEKTVAELQAMMENGTHTAVSICQLYIDRINAIDQGENGLHAVIELNPDALMIAAELDKERAEGKIRGPLHGIPIMIKDNINTGDNMETTAGSLALVDSEIEKDAFIVSKLRASGAILLGKTNLSEWANFRSERSSSGWSGRGRQTRNPYAMDRSPCGSSSGSGVAVSANLCAITIGTETNGSIVCPSSLNGVVGIKPTVGLWSRSGIIPISKTQDTAGPMGRTLTDATILLGALVGSDSDDEMTNDSAAVTYQDYTQFLDINGLEGKRIGIFRGPMGLHEGVDAIMEQSFAAMKEAGAILVDSVELGEMHYLGNAEYELLLYEFKDGLNAYLAGLREDFPFKTIEDLIAYNNENKELEMPYFQQEIFELAQTKGELTDEAYQEALALCQKISRTDGIDLAIEKHNLDAIVAPTGDPAWVIDQINGDNYRISSSSMPAMAGYPNITVPAGNVQGLPIGISFFSTAYTEAELLSIAYGFEQKTKARIVPKLLPTLELP, via the coding sequence ATGAAATTACGTTTACATCCCATTTACTTATTATTTGTCCTGTTAGTTTGGAGCGCCTGCCAGCCTCAGCCTCAACAAACCAAAGGTTTTGAACTTGAAGAAAAGACGGTGGCCGAGCTTCAAGCCATGATGGAGAATGGTACGCATACCGCGGTGTCAATCTGTCAACTTTACATAGATCGAATAAATGCGATTGATCAAGGAGAGAATGGCCTTCACGCGGTGATCGAATTGAATCCTGATGCGCTGATGATTGCCGCGGAACTAGATAAAGAAAGAGCTGAAGGAAAGATAAGAGGCCCACTTCATGGAATTCCTATCATGATAAAAGATAATATCAATACCGGCGATAATATGGAAACTACAGCCGGATCGCTGGCACTAGTGGATAGTGAGATAGAGAAGGATGCATTTATTGTATCTAAGTTGAGAGCATCTGGAGCTATACTTTTAGGAAAAACAAATCTCAGCGAGTGGGCCAACTTTCGATCCGAAAGATCATCTAGCGGTTGGAGCGGCCGGGGAAGACAAACTCGTAATCCCTATGCCATGGATAGGAGCCCGTGTGGGTCTAGTTCAGGATCTGGTGTTGCGGTTTCGGCCAATTTATGTGCCATTACCATTGGTACCGAAACCAATGGTTCTATCGTATGCCCGTCATCGTTAAATGGTGTGGTAGGTATCAAACCTACTGTGGGCCTATGGAGTAGGTCAGGAATTATACCTATTTCAAAAACTCAGGATACTGCCGGGCCAATGGGTAGAACCTTAACCGATGCTACAATTCTATTAGGTGCTTTGGTAGGTTCGGACTCGGATGATGAGATGACGAATGATAGTGCCGCAGTAACCTATCAAGACTACACGCAATTTTTGGATATCAATGGGCTCGAGGGAAAACGAATTGGAATTTTTAGAGGGCCAATGGGACTTCATGAAGGGGTGGACGCTATCATGGAGCAGTCATTTGCTGCTATGAAGGAAGCTGGAGCCATTCTGGTGGATTCTGTTGAGCTGGGAGAGATGCACTACTTGGGGAATGCCGAGTACGAACTTCTGCTTTATGAGTTTAAAGATGGCCTCAATGCTTATTTGGCTGGGCTGAGAGAAGATTTTCCTTTTAAGACTATTGAGGATTTGATAGCATACAATAATGAAAACAAGGAACTGGAGATGCCTTACTTCCAACAAGAGATATTTGAACTAGCACAAACGAAAGGAGAGTTAACCGACGAAGCCTATCAAGAAGCTCTGGCGCTTTGCCAGAAAATATCTAGAACTGATGGAATTGATCTTGCCATAGAAAAACACAATCTGGATGCCATAGTCGCCCCCACGGGAGACCCTGCTTGGGTGATAGACCAGATTAATGGAGATAATTATAGAATATCAAGTTCGTCTATGCCTGCTATGGCGGGGTATCCGAATATTACCGTTCCAGCCGGGAATGTTCAAGGTTTGCCTATTGGCATTTCATTTTTTTCTACAGCTTACACAGAAGCAGAGTTACTATCGATTGCTTATGGATTTGAACAGAAAACCAAAGCTAGAATTGTCCCGAAATTATTACCAACATTGGAGTTGCCTTAA
- a CDS encoding TonB-dependent receptor: MKQKNFLSRVLLAFSLLLSSQLLLAQGVTTSGMNGKVVDDKGAELPGATVIAIHAPTGSKYGAVTDATGFYRIPNMKAGGPYNLTVSFIGFENYTQEGVYLTLGQTYKMDASLSSGATELQEVVVTATEGEVFDGNRTGAETTVSTRELMSMPNASRSLNDFTRLTPQASFTGNGGISIAGTNNRYNSIFIDGAMSNDVFGLAGNGQNGGQLNGLSLISIDAMEQIQVAVSPYDVTQSGFTGGSISAVTRSGTNEFEGSAYYFIRNQSLAGKTPGFLEVDGEDREKLDDFTAKTYGARLGGPIIKDKLFFFVNAEIQRDETPQPFNFSNYTGSATQADIDALVSQLNAYGYDPGSYENVVQKLEAEKFLVKLDWNINEKHKLTVRHSYNNGESFSPSNSNSSRIRFANSGVFFPSKTNSSALELNSNFGDKSNKLVIGRTSVKDNRDPLGDRFPYVDISTGDVEAGSEQFSTANLLEQEIWTLTDNFNIYKGKHTLTIGTHNEFYDINNVFIRQNFGAYRFDDIAGFLANSPTQFDRSYSLVDNVTGDGTSAAAAFKAMQVGFYVQDEIQVNDQLRVTGGIRVDIPFFLDDPAETVDWATTKAAIESFGNDLRGAESGKAPGAQLLVAPRIGFNYDVKGDQTTQVRGGIGVFTSRIPFVWPGGMYNNNGVSVGGTRQFAGLTFEPDPDNQPTLGDFGGTDATPQGQLDLFADDFKYPQVFRTSLAVDQKLPWGMIGTVEVIYTKTINNIFYQNVNLKPSVESFGGADKRPIFDRGDEIDDRYTRIIVGSNTSEGYTANFTVSLTKPWENGLTAGLSYNYGTAQAIFEGTSSQNSSQWRGVYSVEGRNNASIGRSDFDAGHRINLNVSYRKEYAGFMASTVSLFYNGQSGSAFSYTYDSDISNEDSRERALIFVPANENQIALVDNGSMTAAEQWTALDAYIANDDYLKNRRGRYAEKNEARTPFESIVDLKFMQDFYLEMANGKRNTLQVTFDIFNFGNLINKDWGKRYNAPNGDGTSLQLLNYEGNITQGGETIPTFTFDGASEKEDMLTKDDSGLVSSRWQMQLGVRYIFGN; encoded by the coding sequence ATGAAGCAGAAAAACTTTCTTTCTCGCGTACTTCTGGCTTTTAGCTTATTGCTAAGTAGCCAACTACTATTAGCTCAGGGGGTAACCACCTCTGGTATGAACGGTAAAGTGGTAGATGACAAAGGAGCCGAACTTCCTGGAGCTACCGTGATAGCTATTCATGCGCCAACTGGCTCAAAATATGGAGCAGTAACAGATGCCACTGGTTTCTACAGAATCCCAAATATGAAAGCAGGAGGGCCTTATAACCTTACTGTATCTTTCATAGGATTTGAAAACTATACTCAAGAAGGTGTCTATTTGACTCTTGGACAGACCTATAAAATGGATGCTTCTCTTTCTTCTGGGGCGACCGAACTTCAAGAAGTGGTGGTGACTGCCACTGAGGGTGAGGTTTTTGATGGAAACAGAACTGGTGCAGAGACCACTGTTTCTACTAGGGAGCTGATGTCTATGCCAAATGCATCAAGATCTTTGAACGATTTTACGAGACTGACTCCACAAGCTTCATTCACTGGTAATGGAGGGATATCTATAGCTGGTACCAACAACAGATACAACTCTATATTTATAGATGGTGCCATGAGCAATGATGTTTTTGGTTTGGCCGGCAACGGACAAAACGGAGGACAATTGAATGGATTGTCTCTTATTAGTATTGACGCGATGGAGCAGATTCAAGTAGCAGTTTCTCCATACGATGTTACTCAAAGTGGATTTACTGGAGGTAGTATTAGTGCGGTAACAAGAAGTGGAACCAATGAATTCGAAGGGTCTGCCTATTATTTTATTCGTAATCAGAGTCTCGCAGGTAAGACTCCTGGGTTTTTGGAAGTAGACGGTGAAGACAGAGAAAAGTTAGATGATTTTACAGCAAAGACATATGGTGCAAGATTGGGAGGCCCAATTATTAAGGACAAGCTTTTCTTTTTTGTAAATGCTGAGATTCAAAGGGATGAAACACCACAACCATTCAATTTTTCAAACTATACAGGAAGCGCAACTCAAGCCGACATAGATGCACTTGTTAGTCAATTGAATGCATACGGTTACGATCCGGGTAGTTATGAAAATGTTGTTCAGAAACTTGAGGCTGAGAAGTTTTTGGTGAAACTGGATTGGAATATTAATGAAAAGCATAAGTTGACTGTTAGACACAGTTATAACAATGGAGAGAGTTTCTCTCCGAGCAATTCAAATTCTTCTAGGATTAGATTTGCCAACAGTGGTGTATTTTTTCCTTCAAAAACCAATTCTTCTGCTTTGGAACTGAACAGTAACTTTGGTGACAAATCAAATAAGTTAGTGATTGGCAGAACAAGTGTAAAAGATAATAGAGACCCACTGGGCGATAGATTCCCTTATGTCGATATTAGCACTGGCGATGTAGAGGCAGGTAGTGAGCAGTTTTCTACTGCCAACTTGTTAGAACAGGAAATTTGGACACTTACTGATAATTTTAATATTTACAAAGGCAAGCATACCCTTACTATTGGAACACACAACGAATTCTATGACATCAATAACGTCTTTATCAGACAGAATTTTGGAGCTTATAGATTCGATGACATAGCTGGGTTTTTAGCGAATAGTCCTACGCAATTTGACAGAAGTTATTCTTTGGTGGATAATGTTACAGGAGACGGGACATCAGCCGCGGCAGCCTTCAAGGCCATGCAAGTTGGATTTTATGTTCAAGATGAGATCCAGGTAAATGATCAACTTCGTGTGACTGGAGGTATTAGAGTTGATATTCCATTTTTCCTTGATGATCCTGCAGAAACAGTTGATTGGGCGACTACTAAGGCAGCCATTGAAAGCTTTGGCAATGACTTGAGAGGAGCTGAATCAGGAAAAGCACCGGGAGCTCAGCTTTTGGTTGCCCCAAGGATTGGATTTAACTATGATGTAAAAGGAGATCAAACTACTCAAGTAAGAGGTGGAATTGGTGTTTTCACCAGTAGAATCCCATTCGTATGGCCAGGAGGCATGTACAACAACAATGGAGTTTCGGTTGGTGGAACCAGACAGTTTGCTGGATTGACTTTTGAGCCAGATCCTGACAATCAGCCAACGCTTGGTGATTTTGGCGGGACTGATGCCACACCTCAAGGTCAGTTGGATTTATTTGCAGATGATTTCAAATACCCACAAGTATTTAGAACAAGTCTTGCCGTTGACCAGAAATTGCCGTGGGGTATGATTGGAACCGTTGAAGTAATTTATACGAAAACGATCAACAATATTTTCTATCAAAATGTTAACCTTAAGCCTTCGGTTGAAAGCTTTGGAGGCGCAGATAAACGTCCTATCTTCGATCGAGGAGATGAAATTGATGATAGATATACAAGAATCATAGTGGGTTCAAATACAAGCGAAGGCTATACGGCTAACTTCACTGTTTCCTTAACCAAACCATGGGAAAATGGATTGACTGCAGGTCTATCATACAACTATGGTACTGCGCAAGCCATCTTTGAAGGAACGTCTTCTCAAAACTCATCACAATGGAGAGGGGTTTATTCAGTAGAAGGAAGAAACAATGCGAGTATTGGACGATCTGATTTCGATGCAGGCCACAGAATCAACTTGAACGTATCTTATAGAAAAGAATATGCAGGATTCATGGCTTCTACTGTTTCATTATTCTATAATGGACAGTCAGGCAGTGCGTTCTCTTACACTTATGATAGTGATATTTCAAACGAAGATTCAAGAGAAAGAGCTTTGATTTTTGTTCCTGCCAATGAGAATCAAATCGCATTGGTTGACAACGGTAGCATGACAGCAGCTGAGCAGTGGACTGCCTTGGATGCTTACATTGCCAATGATGACTACTTGAAAAATAGAAGAGGTAGATATGCTGAAAAAAATGAAGCAAGAACTCCGTTTGAGAGCATTGTGGATTTGAAATTTATGCAAGATTTCTACCTAGAAATGGCTAACGGGAAGAGAAACACACTTCAAGTTACATTTGATATTTTCAACTTTGGCAATTTGATTAACAAGGATTGGGGTAAAAGATATAACGCTCCTAACGGAGATGGCACATCTTTACAATTGCTTAACTATGAAGGAAATATTACTCAGGGTGGTGAAACCATTCCAACCTTCACATTTGATGGAGCATCTGAAAAAGAAGATATGCTAACTAAAGATGATTCTGGTCTTGTAAGCTCAAGATGGCAAATGCAGCTTGGCGTGAGATACATCTTTGGAAACTAA
- a CDS encoding acylphosphatase has protein sequence MSSLIGRSILVSGKVQGVFYRASTLEEANKLGLKGWVKNLPAGEVFIEVFGESEAVEKLIAWCKHGPPMSKVSNVSIKEIAFREERIFEITY, from the coding sequence ATGAGTAGTTTGATTGGACGATCAATATTGGTATCAGGCAAAGTACAGGGAGTTTTTTACCGAGCTTCTACATTGGAAGAGGCAAATAAATTGGGATTGAAAGGGTGGGTTAAAAACCTCCCAGCAGGAGAAGTATTTATAGAAGTTTTTGGGGAATCTGAAGCAGTAGAGAAGTTAATTGCTTGGTGTAAGCATGGCCCGCCAATGTCTAAGGTTAGTAATGTCAGTATCAAGGAAATCGCGTTTCGAGAAGAGCGAATTTTTGAAATTACCTATTAG